The Nicotiana tomentosiformis chromosome 2, ASM39032v3, whole genome shotgun sequence genome includes the window tttgCTCATAGAGGCTGGATTTTGTAGTTATTATTTTACTCTGGTTAGAGATTTGTATGACAGTTTAGTTTAGTGATAAGCCTGAGATTTAGAATACGataatcttttatttttttattagacAAATTATTGAGTATTCGAGTGAAATAGGTCCAATTGGAGTGGAATATATATAGAGGGTTCATAAGCCATCTCAATTAGTTTTGAGATTGacgtggttgttgttgttggttagtTGCTAAATTTGAATTTGATTTATTTGTTAAAAGTTTTAGCGTTCACTTGACTTGCTAGCTAACAAGTCTTTGTTTTGAAATTAGTAGCAAAGTGATTCCTTTTTCTAAAAGGTGAATAGGGTGTCGGCATTTACTTTAGTTTCACTTACTCGAGGTTCTTATCTTGACATGTCTATGATCTATATGTGAAGGATGGAGACGTGCGATTTTTTAATGATCTTTGTCTTTCTTGTGTTTCTGATTTCTCGTGGATGTACACCTTTTGTAAAGTTCAAGTGATTTGTTTGTTTTGAAGTGTGTAAAATCCTTCTTCTTTATTTTGTAATCCATGTTTCTTCTGGATGCGTTTGTTATTAATACACCACTTACTTTTACTTCATAAAAAAACAGTGTGTAAAATCCTTGTACTTTAAAGGTAGTTGATTGGTGGCAGTGGTTCAATAAGGGTGCCTTACCGAAGTTTTGAGAAATCTCGGTGCAAGCATGGCCATTTTCTGACATTTTTTTTGTTGTCAAATGATCATTTTATTGGCAAAAATTTGGATGTTTATGATATattatacttataaaaaaatGTTTATGATAGATTGTATGTCTTAGAGTTGCATTTCCGGCTTATTAGGTGACTATGGAACACCTAGATGTTACTGGTTGGATTTGTATGTTGATTGGACTCCTTATCGATAACCGAAGATTTCTAAATACGAATAAGACAGAAACCTAGTTTTTTGAGATGCAAGAGGAGAACTTTCTTGTATCTTCTTAAACATGATGGCTTGGTCGAGAGAGAAAATAAGTTTCAGACTCATACATTGGAAAACTTGAGATGCTCAGCCTGACATTCCTTGTGTACAAAGATTCTTGTCAATTTGCAAACCTGAAGTAGTTATATTTATACCGAGTAACAGTAGCGTCAAAGAAAAAAGTCCTTTCTAATTAGGAATGACTCGTGTGCAATCAACTGGTCCTTCCTTAAGGTTAAAATTACACGTCTCCTAGTTATTCTCCGCAGGTTAATGGGAGAAACTTCCTTTTATTCCTCACACCCTTTTTCTCTTAAATGTTTGCCTGAAAAAGAGTGGAGAAATTCAGAAGAGGAGCACTGCTTTGGTTTGCTTTATTTTTGCCCCGTACTCATTACAAGTCTGAAGTATCTCAGGGTGGTAACGTTTCTGCAGGGACCTTGGCAACTCAAAGTTATCTGGTCATTTGGTACCTGAACTTGGAAAGCTGGAACATCTACAGTATTTGTGAGTAACTATTTTAAATCTTGAATTGACTTGCCATTTCTAGTCAATGATTCTATTGGTTTTCAAGGAATTATATATATGATGTAATTGTTTTACTGCTTCAGGGAgctttacaaaaataatattcaggGAACCATCCCTAAAGAGCTTGGCAACTTGAAGAGCCTTATAAGTCTGGATCtgtacaacaacaatatttcagGGACAATCCCTCCTTCACTGGGAAAGTTGAAAAATCTTGTTTTCCTGTAAGTTCTCCTTTGCGATGTTTCCTTATTCTGTTCCAGTCATATGTACTTTTACGTATGAGGGGAAAAAGAAGGCTACTACCAGTTACTTGGGCTACTCGCAGAGTTCCGTTTTCTTTTATGACCAATATTCAGTTTCTGTTTGACCTTAAATGAGCTTGTAAAGTCTTGAGTGAAAGCTCCCCCTTGTTGCATATAACCAAGCACTTGTGCTTGTAGTGAATCTGTTGTTGGACAATCCTTTTCTGTTGACTGAAAAGCTTCTTATCTAACTTATCAGGCGCCTGAATGATAACCAGCTAACTGGACCAATCCCAAGAGAACTTTCTAGTGTTTCTAGCCTGAAAGTTGTGTAAGTGCATATTTCTTTGCTTGTGTTATTATCGTTATTCTTATGCGAAATAGTTTTTAAACTATTTGCACTTCTTCCAGGGATGTCTCAAATAACAATTTGTGTGGAACAATTCCTACTTCTGGTCCATTTGAGCATATTCCACTGAACAAGTAAGATTTCTTTGTATATTGTACGGGTATTGTTACAATATTGAACTGTAGGAACAGATATGGTGCAATGGTGCAAATAGTAATCATGTCTCTGTATACTTTGTGCCATCAAGTATACCTTTAGAAAAGACTATTTTCTTGATTTCTCTTCATCTTAAGTTAAATTTGGGCTTCAGGTTTGGGACTTATTGAAGGATTAGGTAAATGACTTTGGAAAGGGTAACTTCAGATCCTTTGGGGGGTAGGGAGCGCTACCCGGCGCGAATCCGGATATAGTCGGGCTCCAATGCGGGTACCGGACACCGGgtgggaaaccaaaaaaaaaaagatccttTTTTTCCAATAAGAAAACTTACTTTGGGAAGGATTTGGATATGCGACCTTCTATCCTAGAACAGTTCATTGATTTCTCGAAAGGCCTTAAAATAACACCTAATTATAGAATGTAATGCTACAGCTCTTTGCTGGCATACATCAATAATTAATCATCattacttatcaaaaaaaaattgaagagCGTGATATATTAACCAAAGAGTTCCAAGAGTTCCAGTTGTTTCAATTAGCATTATGGTTTGTATCAATTCAAGTTATACACAAGATATCTTTGACTCCATTTACTTCAAGCCCAAAGGAAGCCCAATtgtacttttattttgttttttagtCATACATATTAGAGCTGCAACTCAAATCAATTGAATGGTTCTTTTTTGCTTTTTGTTTATTCCCTTAGTTCTTTAATTGTCTGATTTTCTCTGTAAACCACTGGTTCAAGGCCTAGTTGGATTATGGCTGTTCTCACTAATCTTTACATGATTCagaattttaaaatttgaaatgtAAGGACTACTGTATTGTCCTTTTGGATGCATAGATGATAAAACTGGATTTAGTTGCCTTGTTCTGTTACAATTCTGCAAGATTTGATGGATTTCCATTCACTACAACAAATTTTGA containing:
- the LOC104115309 gene encoding leucine-rich repeat protein 1-like yields the protein MAAVIETHSLGFLVIVLALAVSVRGNSEGDALYALRRSLSDPDSVLQSWDPNLVNPCTWFHVTCNGDNHVTRVDLGNSKLSGHLVPELGKLEHLQYLELYKNNIQGTIPKELGNLKSLISLDLYNNNISGTIPPSLGKLKNLVFLRLNDNQLTGPIPRELSSVSSLKVVDVSNNNLCGTIPTSGPFEHIPLNNFEHNPRLEGPELLGLASYDTNCS